From the genome of Longispora fulva:
GGTTCGTGCCCGTGTCGGTCGCCTGGGTGGCGGCGTCGAGGTTGTTGTTGCCGGCGATGGTGAGGACCTTGGAGCTGTGTGCGGCGGTGATGGTGCCGTCGGTGACCCGCCATCGTTGGTTGGCCCCGTTGGTGCAGGTCCACTGGATGACCGCCGCCCCGGCCGATGTCGAGCCGCCGTAGACGTCGACGCACAGTCCACTGGCGACGTTGGTGATCGTGTACGTGCCGTCGGCGTTGCCGGTGAACCGCCACTGCTGGTTGGTGCCCGAGTGCTGTGTCCACTGGACGAGCTGCGTGCCCGTCGTGGTGCCGCCCGGGTTGTCGAGGTTCTTCGCGGAGCCGACGCTGGTGACGGTGTAGACCCCGTTGGTCAGCGCCGTGGGTTCGTAGGCCTCGAACTCGGCGAGGGACAGGATCTGGCTCCCGGACTGCTGCACCATCAGGTACCGGGCGGAGCGGCCGACCGGAATGGTCGTGGGCGCACCCGCCTGGGTGGTCTGGTGCACGCTCCACACGCCGGCCGTCGCCGCCTGCTGCGTGGGGGTCTTGCTGGTGGTGAACGGCGTGTCGGAGGCGAACACCCAGTAGTCGGTCAGCCGGTTGGAGCAGCAGTCGGTCCGGTTGAAGATGTTGACCGTGCCCAGGGGCCGCGAGGATCCGAGGTCGACCTGCCACCACGGGTTGGCTTCCGTGGCGGGGTCGCTGGTGTGGGTGATCGACCCGGCGCCCCATGAACCGTTGGTGTTGCCGTCGACGGCCCGGCCCGCGTCGCCGCCCCACGCGGTGGTCGACTGGGTGGCGGGGCGGCCGTAGGCCAGATTGGTGACCTGGTCGCCGGCGTAGGCGGAGAAGGACGAGATCGCGGGGACGGCGCGGGCGGCGAGGATCCGGAGCCGCACCTTGCTGGTGGTGATCGGGTTGGCGAGCTTGAGGAGGCGCCGGTAGCCGACGGTGGTGGCCGTGGTCGCCTGGACCCAGGCGGTGCCGTTCCAGGTGTCCACGGCGAAGGACGTGACCCGCTGGCCGGCGGCGATGTTCTCCTGGACGCCGAACTCGCCGACGGTCGTCGGCGAGCCGAGGTCCACGGTCAACGTGCCGGTCGTGGTGGTCGGGCTCCAGGCGGTGTCATAGCCGCCGTCGGTGGCGTTGGCCGCCGTGCCGCCGTCCGTGCTGGTCGCCGTGCCGGTGCGGGCCGCGTCGGTGCCGTAGTAGGAGCGGATCCAGTCGCCGAACTCGCCGAGCCGGGTCACGACATCGGCGGGGAGCCTGCCGGTGTTGTCCGGCGCGGTGTTGAGCAACAGGACACAGTTGCGGCCGATCGAGGTGTGGTAGAGATCCTTGAGCTGGTTGAGGGTCTTCGGCCCGTTGCCGGCCTTCCAGAACCAACCCGGCTGGATCCGCGCGTCACACTCCGCCGGCGCCCACTTCAGGAAGTCCGCGGCACCGAGCTTGGAGTCAGAACCCAGATCATCGGGGTACTCGCCCCCGACAGGGGATGTGGGCCGGTCTGCGGCGCCTGCGGCGCTCCCCTGGAACGGCAACGCGCTGTACTCGGACTCCCGGGCGACGCCGTCCTCGTTGCCGACCCAGCGCAGGTCGGTCCCGCCGAACATGACGGCCCCCGGTTGCAGGGTGCGCACGATGCGCACCCAGTCGGCGTAGTCATAAGTCTGCGTAGCGTTGGTCGGATTGGCCCCGTCGAACCACACCTCGTCGACCTGCCCGTACTGGGTCAACAGCTCATAGAGGGTATTCATGAAGAACCGGTTGTAGTCATCTGCCACGACGTCGAAGGTGGCCGGACCGCTCGGCCGGGTGCCGTCGAGGCCCACCTCCGGGATGGTCACAGCCGTGGACGCACTGGCGTTGCCGTACCGGCCGCCGGCGAGCGCCTCGTGCAGGTCGGCCGGGGACAGGTAGAACCCGATCTTCAGCCCATACTTGCGGGCGGAGTCGGCGAACTCGCGGACGATGTCGCCGGTGCCGTTGCGCCAACTGCTCTCGCGGATCGTGTGGTTGCTGTACTTCGACGGGTACATCAGGAACCCGTCGTGGTGCTTGGCCGTGAACGTGACCTGCTGGAAGCCGGCGGTCTTCAGCGTGGACGCCCACTGGTCGGTGTCCAGAGCCGTCGGGTTGACCACGTTCGGGTCCTCGTCACCGTCGCCCCATTCCACACCGTTGAACGTGTTCGGGCCGAAGTGGATGAAGGCGGTCTGCTCGCGCTTCTGCCAGGCGAGCTGTGCGGGTGAGGGGACGACGTTGGCGGCCTTCTCGATCCGCTGCGCGAGAGTGTCAGAGGAAGGAGTCGCGATCACCGCGGCTGGCGCCACCGCGGCGTTCGCGGGAACAGCCACGGCGACCGCCAGGGCACAGGCGGCCACGGCGAGGAATCTGCGTTTCACAGGTCCTACTCTCGGGTGTGAAGGCACGGTCACTTCAAGGGATCGTCCGAGCCGTCGGGCACGGTGGGCATGGCCGCGACGGTGTCAGCGCAGCCGATATGGAGGAACATCCCGCTGTGCGCGTCCTGCCACCACCGGGTGCGCGTGGACGTGAGGGGATCTTCAGCGGTGTCGTTGTCGCCGGGATCCTCAGGTGCAGGACATCGACCCTGAGCGGGGGGCCGCGACCGGGTGAGCATCCGCAACACTGCGAACGCTCGACGGTGTCCCATGCTCATCTCCAGAGTGATCTGATGAATATTCAGCTTGAGCGGCACAGATCGACGTGTCAACGGGGGAATTTAGCAGGTCATCCGATGTCTAGGTCCTCCCGCCTGCCGTCGCATGGACTTCGTTCGGTCACCGTTGTTACTCGCCGCAGACGGTATGACCTGACGCGCCAGCGCACAAGAGGGCGCGGGCATCGAAGATTGACCAACCCGCTATGGCTGCCAACTCGAGCACCGTTGCATCCGCAATAGTCGCTATCGAACCCGCGCCACGCACCTGGATCGCGCGTTCACACTTCCCTGGCGCCGCCGACCACTAGGTGCCCGAGGGTGTCGGCGCTTCACTCGAACCCTGACGAAGTCGCACGTCGCCCCTGGATCCGACCCCTAACGTCGAATATCGAACTAAGTGCCTGGACGCCGCGTTACGCGCCATTTCGGCTCACAAAGAGAGGTGGCCAACTCATCGAGGGGCAAAGACATCCGATGACATTGACCGTGACTGCCTGACCTTGAGCACTATGCACCCTTTACTGATGATTGACACTGTCCTAGTTTCTTGCGACTCTGGCCTAGTCATCGGATCTCTTGCTGGAGGTAGTCGTGCACCGCAGGTCGGTCTCGGAGGCCGCCAGCCAGCGGCTCACGGCCGGACGGCTCCGATGGGAGGCCTGAGCGGACCAGGAGGCGCAGGCGAGACCGCCCCGGCCCCAACATCCCGGCCTACATCCGCTGCCGCCGGCCCGCATTGGGAAGCCCGGGTGAAGCAGGACCACCAGGGAATCAGCTGGTCGCTCACGGCCGCCTTGTCATCCGAGCACTGGGCGCCCGTTCCGCAACCTGACCCGTGCCAGAGCGACTTCCCCAGCGAGGGCCTCCACGTCATCAGCCACCTCTCGCCGCACCCCACGGGTGATCGAAGTGTGGATTCACCTGCTCGATTGTGCAAAGTTTGCTCGCCTACAAAGCATCTATTGACAGATGTCGGTGACGTCGGGTGTACTTTCCCTCACTCGACGACGGAGGCTTGGCGGCTGCGACCTCCGATGAGTCCAACGCAGCACTCCGCGAGTGCCCTCTCCCAGGCAGTGGCGATCCCCCTGGTCGGCAGACCCGCCCGGCCCGCGCCCACCCAGCCTGACCTCTGCGCCGCACCGCGGCGGACCCTCACGAAAGCGTGATGACGATGCAAATTCGTCCCCTGGCTGGTGTGGCGCTGTTGGCGCTGGCGGCGACAGCTGTGCTCGCCGAGCCCGCGATGGCCTCCGGCACGGCCTACTACCTCGACTGCGCGAACGGCAGTGACAGCAGAGCCGGTACCTCGACCAGCACCGCTTGGAAGACCCTCAGCAAGGTCAACGGCAAAACGCTGGTGGCTGGCGATCAGGTACTGATCCGGCGTGGGACCACGTGCACGGGCGCCTTGGCCCCGACGGGCTCCGGCGCACCGGGCAGCGCGATCCTGGTGGACGCCTACGGCACCGGCGCCAAGCCCATGATCAAGGGGAACGGCGCGCAGAACGCGGTGCGGCTGTACAACCAGCAGTGGTGGGAGATCCGCAACCTCGAGATCACCAACAAGGGTGCGACAGTCGGCAAGCGCCGGGGCGTGTCGGTAGAACTCGCCGACTACGGCACCGCCAGCCACATCGTGCTGGAGAACCTCGACATCCACGACGTCAACGGCGAGGACAAGAAGGACCTCGGCGGCAGCGGCGGCATCTACTTCACCGTCAGCGGCGTCGCCACCCAGACCCGCTTCGACGGGATCACGATCCAGAACAACACGATCCGCACCGTCGACCGTGCGGGCATCTTCATGGTGTCCACCTGGAACCGGTCAGGATTCGAGACGCATTCAGCCGGCGTGTTCGTGCCCTGGCCCAACGTCGTGATCAGCGGCAACCAGCTCAGCGACCTGGGCGGAGACGGGATCGTCGCCGGAAACACGACCGGGGCGCTGATCGAACGCAACTATCTCGACGGGTTCCAGAAGCGCTCGAGCGAGTACAACGCCGGCATGTGGGCCTACGACGCCGACTACGCGGTGTTCCAGTACAACGAGGCCACAGGCGGCGAGTCGACCCGCGACGGCATGGCCTACGACGTCGACCAGGGCACCATCGGCGCGGTGTTCCAATACAACTACAGCCACGACAACGCCGGCGGGTTCATGCTGATCTGCAACGCCAGCGGGATCGTCCGCGACGCCGTCGTGCGCTACAACATCAGCCAGAACGATTCACACCGCGGAGTCGAGACGTGTACGGCCGGCGGGATCGAGTCCGCCGACGTGTACAACAACACGATCTACCTCGGCCCCGGCATCGACCAGACCGTCATCATGGACAACGACCGCCAGCAGCTCAAGAACGTGAAGTTCCGCAACAACATCGTGGTCAAGACCGGCAGCGGCTCCGCGGACTTCCCCGCCCTGGGCACCGGCTTCGCCCTCGACCACAACGTGCTGGTCAACGTCACCGGGGCCCCTGCCGGTGCCGGCGGCACGGCCGACCCGAGACTCTCCGGCGTGGGGACCGCCACCGACCTCGCCCACGCCGACGGGTACCGGCTCTGCTCGGACTCACCCGCCCTCGGCACCGGCACGCTGATCAGCACGAACGGCGGCAAGGACTTCTACGGCAACGCCATCTCCGCCACGGCCACACCCAGCATCGGCGCGCACGGCGGCGCGGCACTCACCTGCTCGGGACCCATCCCCTCCGGCGGAACCTACGAGCTCGGCCTCACCGGCACCACCCAGGTACTGGACGTGCCCGGCGGCTCCACGGACCTGGCGACCCAACTCATCGTGTGGACCCGCCACGGCGGCGACAACCAGCGATGGACGTTCACCGCCAACGGCGACGGCACCTACGCGATCCGCAATGTGAACTCCGGGCTCTGCGTCGACGTCAATGGCGGCTCCACCACCCCCGGCGCGGAGATCATCCAGTGGACCTGCACCGGTACCGCCAACCAGCGCTGGCAGATTTCCGCAGCCGCCGGCGGCGGATACACCGTCGCCGCCGAACACAGCGGCCTGGCACTAACCGCCTCAGGCAACAGCGACGGCGCGCTCCTCACCCAACAGACCGGTACGGCCGCCGCGACCCAGCGCTGGACCTTCACCAGCAGCTGACCTTGCCGGACCGGCGGCCCCCAGGGGCCGCTTGGGACGAGACTCCCGCCGGCGACCGGATCCCGGTCCGCCAGGGCCGGGACCCGGTCCGCGAGGACCTGGTCGACGTCGAGCTGGACGGGTGGGGCCGCGTCTGGCAGCCACGGCACCGGACTGCGGGCTCCACGATTCCCGGGAATCGGCTCGGCTGGGCCGGACATGTGGACAACCAACCCGTGTGTGGACAACCGGCCCCAGGTCAGACCGGCAGCCGAGTCGGCGAACTAGCCGGCGGCGGCGCTAATTGTACTGACCCGTGAGGTTCAGAACGCGGCTGGCGGGTGGTTGGCCGGCTAGCGCGGTGTGTCTGCGGTGGTGATTGTAGGTGTGAAGCCAGGGGCCGAACGCTTCGCGGCGTTCGGTTTCTGACTTGTATGGCGTGGCGTAGGTCCATTCGTCGAGGAGGGTGCGGTTGAAGCGTTCGACTTTCCCGTTGGTCTGGGGCCGGTAGGGGCGGGTGCGTTTGTGGGTGATGCCGGCGGCTGGGAGCGTGTCTTTCCAGAGGTGGGATCGGTAGCAGGCGCCGTTGTCGGTCAGCACGCGTTTGACCAGGATGCCGGCGTTGGCGAAGAACGCGTGGGCCCGGGTCCAGTACGCGGCGGCGGTTTCCTGTTTCTCGTCGGCCAGGATTTCTGAGTAGGCCAGGCGGGAGTGGTCATCGACCGCGTTGTGGATGAAGCTGTAGCCGATTCCCGACCGGTTCTTCTCATGGCGCTACTGAAACCGGTCACCAAAGGGAATACCTTGGGTGTCGGGGTGTGGACCGTGACCTCGTCGGATACGGCGTGAGGGGATGTGCCCCGGCGCACGAAGGGGGAACCGCAGCCGGTGGAGACCCGCCAGTGTAGTGGCGGAGCACCCCACCGGCCCCACCGGCCCCGTTGGCGCCGGGTCCTAGAGACGCCTGTGTGGGTGCCGGCTGCCGCGCGGTAGATGGACGACTACGGGGGCGTCAGGCCCGGCCCGGCCCGGCCCGCCCCGCCCACGCGAAGCCCCTATGAAGTTGATCCCTCATCGGGACCTGTTTGTCAGGGGCTTCACGTGAGGGGCCCTACTGTCCAGGCGTCAACGTCGGGCTGTTGTGGTACGCGGCGATCAGCCACTGGCCGTCGCGCTTCTCCAGAACCCAGGTCGCGTTGACCTTGCCCGCGTCGGCTACCTCCGTCTGGCCGGCAAACAGGATGCCGGATTCGCTGACGACGATCGCGGCGTCCCTGCCGACGAAACGCAGGCTGAGCTGTTTGTTGTACGTCGAGGTGCCCTTGAGTGGTCCCTCGAAGGCCAGGGCCATGCTCTCGCGGATCACGTCTCGGCTGTCGCGCAGCGAGCCGGTCATGATGGCGGTCGCGTCGGCGGCGTAGTGGGCGACCATGCCGTCGGCGTCGCCGGCCTCCCACGCCTTGTAGGAGTCGACCAGTACGGCCTGGATGGCGGCCTCGTCTGCCGCACGATTGTCTGACATCGGATTCTCCCTTGTGACCAGTTTGCGCGGGGTGTTCCGGCGAACTCGCCAATACATACCGGTGGTGGGGTCGAAACTCATCGCGACAGCCGTAAGAGATCCTGGGACGGCCGATGAGTGATGCCCTGTCAGGCTTCGAGGGTGGCCGGGAGCTTGAAGGAGGCGAACACCTCGGCGTCCCGGAACACCGAGTTGCGGCTGATGCCGTTGTTCGTGACCGTGAAGACCTGGAGCGTGTGCAGCTCGAACACGCCGCTCTCGCCGAGGTTAAAGGCGGCGAACGCCGGCTGCGCGTTGGCGCCGACCGGCAGGAAACGCCACTGGCTGCCGTTCTTGGCGAAGACCCAGTCCATGAACACGCCGTAGTTCTCCCGCCCGACGAACCAGTTGACCATCGGGGGCATCTCCATGAGCACGTCGTCGGTGAGCAGCCGTTTGAGCCCTTCCACGTCAGCGGCTTCGAACGCCGACATGTACCTGTCCACCCAGGCCCGCTTCTCGGCTTCGGACGGTTCGGCGACGTGCTCCTGCGCGATCCCCGCCTCCGTGAGCCTGGTCCTGGCCCGTTGCAGGGAACTGTTGACCGAGGCGGTGGTGGTGCTCAGGATGTCGGCCGCCTCGGCTGCGGAGAAGTCGAGCACCTCACGCAGGATCAGCGCCGCGCGTTGTCGGGCGGAAAGGTGCTGCGCGGCGGCGACGAAGGCGAGCCGCAGGCTGGCGCGGTCGATCGTGGCGGCCTCCGGCTGGCCCAGGTTCAGCACGGAGTCGGGAAGCGGCTGGAGCCAGCTGATCTCACCGCCGTGGACGAGTGGCCGGCGCGGGTCGCTCTCGGCGACCAGGCCGGAAGGCATTGGACGGCGACCGCGGCCCTCCAGCGCGGTGAGGCACGCGTTGGTCGCGATGCGGTACAGCCAGGTCCGCAAGGAGCTGCGGCCCTCGTCATAGCGGTCCTTCGCGCGCCACGCTCTCAGGTACGTCTCCTGGACGAGGTCTTCGGCGTCGTGGACGGAGCCGAGCATCCGGTAGCAGTGGGCCAGCAGCTCTGACCGGTACGGGTCGATCCTGCGATCGAACTCTTCGGCCACCGCCACGTCTGCCCCCATGACGGTCAAGAGTAGACGTCCGACGCCTCCGACACCGCCCAGCCGATCCCTTCACCCGACCACCGTTCGCGGCGACGGCTGCGTCGAGCGCGCCATGCGGCCCGGGCCCGCTGACCTCGTCGGCAGGCTCCGGTTCTCACGGGCAGCGTTGTCGCGACGGCGACGGCGACGCGCAACCGGGCCGGCCGCGGGGTCACTTCGGTGGCAGGCTGCGCGCGTACGCCACGCCTCGGGCGACCCATCGGCGCAGGTCCTCGTCCGTCGCGCAGCCGTCGGCGGTGACCGTGATCCAGCCGCGGGTCTCACGCCCTTGCATGATCATGAGGTCGGCGCCGGGCTCAGAAAGCAGCGCGTCGGATGTCGCCGGGTCGACCCGCACCAACAGTCCGCCGCCCTCGCGGCCGCGCACCCCGACCGCCATGTTGCCGTCGAGCAGCATCGCGAGCCCACCGAACATTCGTTTCTCGCTCAGACCACGCTCTGTGCCGACCAGTTCCCGGACCCGGTTGGCAAGATCCTCGTCGTACGCCATGGCGGCATCCTCGCACGTGGTACCGACAGTTCACGCCAGCTTGGCGTTGTCGCGGACCAACTGTCGCTTGTTGTCGGCGAGCCAGGCGAGTTCGGCGGTCATCTTCTCCAGGTCGCCCCGGCGGGCGAACGAGTTCCAGGGCTCCAAGCCCTGGGCGCCGAGGGTGGCGATCCGGTCGGCCTCCCGGCGCTGGAGGGCCTCGACCGCGTTGAGGACGGCGACGGGTTCGCATCCGTAGGCATCGCACAGGCTCTCCAGCCGGCCACGCGGGTCTGTGGGCTCGGCCAGGCCCGCCGCGCGCGCATGCTCATCGCCGCGTAGGGGAGCAAGATACAGGGCGAGCTGCGCGAGGTCGTCCCACGTCGAGCCCGGTTCGGCGAAATCCCAGTCGATGAATCCGACCAGGTCGGCGCCGCGCCAGACCGAGTTCCACGGGCCAAGGTCACCGTGGCGCACTATCTGGCCCGCGGTCCAGGTTTGGCCCGGTACACGCCAGACCGCGTCAGCCGGCGGAGTGAACCCGGCGACGGCCGCGTGATAGTCCCGCAGCCAGGTCGCGATCGAACGGATGCCGTCCTCACCGCGCAGGACCGCCGGCCATGGCCTCAGGGCGACCTCGCCTCGGAGGAGGGAGAGTATCTCCCGACCCTCGGAGTCGATGCCGAGGAACCGGGGGGCGGCGGTGAAGCCGACGTCGGCCAGGTGCTCCAGCAGGGACCGGACCACGGGCGTCCACGGTCCGCTCGGCCGGCGGATGGTCTCACCGATCCGGCGCACCACGTTGACGCTGCCCTGGGCTGTTCCGCCGTCGGTGATCATGGTGGGCAGCTTACGCACCGACCAGCGGGCCAGCGCTCAACAGGTCTTCGCACATGACTGTGTTGCCTGCTTGGCGGATCATCATCAACGCCGCATAACGCCAGATCGGCGGGCCCGCTGGCGCGTGTGGCCGCCTCTCAAGCTCGTTAGATCTCGGGCCTTTGCCCCGACTTGTCCGGTTCGATTGGCGGGGTCAGGCGGACCCACAAGCACTGGCTATACTCTGTGTAGCCGCTTGGATACTTAGTGCAGTGTTCGGCGGAGGGCCGTGTAAGCCCGTTTCGGTTTGAGGGGGCCGGGCGGGCGGAACGGCCCACGTGGTTGGCCGGTGGCGTCTGTCGCATGACGCCACCGCCCGCGCCATCGGGCACCTCAACCAGGGCCCCACGCAAGGCCACGGCCCATTCCTGGGCGATCGCGT
Proteins encoded in this window:
- a CDS encoding alpha-L-fucosidase — encoded protein: MKRRFLAVAACALAVAVAVPANAAVAPAAVIATPSSDTLAQRIEKAANVVPSPAQLAWQKREQTAFIHFGPNTFNGVEWGDGDEDPNVVNPTALDTDQWASTLKTAGFQQVTFTAKHHDGFLMYPSKYSNHTIRESSWRNGTGDIVREFADSARKYGLKIGFYLSPADLHEALAGGRYGNASASTAVTIPEVGLDGTRPSGPATFDVVADDYNRFFMNTLYELLTQYGQVDEVWFDGANPTNATQTYDYADWVRIVRTLQPGAVMFGGTDLRWVGNEDGVARESEYSALPFQGSAAGAADRPTSPVGGEYPDDLGSDSKLGAADFLKWAPAECDARIQPGWFWKAGNGPKTLNQLKDLYHTSIGRNCVLLLNTAPDNTGRLPADVVTRLGEFGDWIRSYYGTDAARTGTATSTDGGTAANATDGGYDTAWSPTTTTGTLTVDLGSPTTVGEFGVQENIAAGQRVTSFAVDTWNGTAWVQATTATTVGYRRLLKLANPITTSKVRLRILAARAVPAISSFSAYAGDQVTNLAYGRPATQSTTAWGGDAGRAVDGNTNGSWGAGSITHTSDPATEANPWWQVDLGSSRPLGTVNIFNRTDCCSNRLTDYWVFASDTPFTTSKTPTQQAATAGVWSVHQTTQAGAPTTIPVGRSARYLMVQQSGSQILSLAEFEAYEPTALTNGVYTVTSVGSAKNLDNPGGTTTGTQLVQWTQHSGTNQQWRFTGNADGTYTITNVASGLCVDVYGGSTSAGAAVIQWTCTNGANQRWRVTDGTITAAHSSKVLTIAGNNNLDAATQATDTGTNLQRWALTRVGA
- a CDS encoding RICIN domain-containing protein encodes the protein MQIRPLAGVALLALAATAVLAEPAMASGTAYYLDCANGSDSRAGTSTSTAWKTLSKVNGKTLVAGDQVLIRRGTTCTGALAPTGSGAPGSAILVDAYGTGAKPMIKGNGAQNAVRLYNQQWWEIRNLEITNKGATVGKRRGVSVELADYGTASHIVLENLDIHDVNGEDKKDLGGSGGIYFTVSGVATQTRFDGITIQNNTIRTVDRAGIFMVSTWNRSGFETHSAGVFVPWPNVVISGNQLSDLGGDGIVAGNTTGALIERNYLDGFQKRSSEYNAGMWAYDADYAVFQYNEATGGESTRDGMAYDVDQGTIGAVFQYNYSHDNAGGFMLICNASGIVRDAVVRYNISQNDSHRGVETCTAGGIESADVYNNTIYLGPGIDQTVIMDNDRQQLKNVKFRNNIVVKTGSGSADFPALGTGFALDHNVLVNVTGAPAGAGGTADPRLSGVGTATDLAHADGYRLCSDSPALGTGTLISTNGGKDFYGNAISATATPSIGAHGGAALTCSGPIPSGGTYELGLTGTTQVLDVPGGSTDLATQLIVWTRHGGDNQRWTFTANGDGTYAIRNVNSGLCVDVNGGSTTPGAEIIQWTCTGTANQRWQISAAAGGGYTVAAEHSGLALTASGNSDGALLTQQTGTAAATQRWTFTSS
- a CDS encoding SgcJ/EcaC family oxidoreductase gives rise to the protein MSDNRAADEAAIQAVLVDSYKAWEAGDADGMVAHYAADATAIMTGSLRDSRDVIRESMALAFEGPLKGTSTYNKQLSLRFVGRDAAIVVSESGILFAGQTEVADAGKVNATWVLEKRDGQWLIAAYHNSPTLTPGQ
- a CDS encoding sigma-70 family RNA polymerase sigma factor; this encodes MTVMGADVAVAEEFDRRIDPYRSELLAHCYRMLGSVHDAEDLVQETYLRAWRAKDRYDEGRSSLRTWLYRIATNACLTALEGRGRRPMPSGLVAESDPRRPLVHGGEISWLQPLPDSVLNLGQPEAATIDRASLRLAFVAAAQHLSARQRAALILREVLDFSAAEAADILSTTTASVNSSLQRARTRLTEAGIAQEHVAEPSEAEKRAWVDRYMSAFEAADVEGLKRLLTDDVLMEMPPMVNWFVGRENYGVFMDWVFAKNGSQWRFLPVGANAQPAFAAFNLGESGVFELHTLQVFTVTNNGISRNSVFRDAEVFASFKLPATLEA
- a CDS encoding TfoX/Sxy family protein, whose product is MAYDEDLANRVRELVGTERGLSEKRMFGGLAMLLDGNMAVGVRGREGGGLLVRVDPATSDALLSEPGADLMIMQGRETRGWITVTADGCATDEDLRRWVARGVAYARSLPPK
- a CDS encoding phosphotransferase, with amino-acid sequence MITDGGTAQGSVNVVRRIGETIRRPSGPWTPVVRSLLEHLADVGFTAAPRFLGIDSEGREILSLLRGEVALRPWPAVLRGEDGIRSIATWLRDYHAAVAGFTPPADAVWRVPGQTWTAGQIVRHGDLGPWNSVWRGADLVGFIDWDFAEPGSTWDDLAQLALYLAPLRGDEHARAAGLAEPTDPRGRLESLCDAYGCEPVAVLNAVEALQRREADRIATLGAQGLEPWNSFARRGDLEKMTAELAWLADNKRQLVRDNAKLA